The Fusobacterium necrophorum subsp. necrophorum genome includes the window TGATGAATACAGTTCCTTACTTAGCAAAGGTGGCAGCACCGACAGCTATTGATGTGGATGCAACCATTATGAATATTTCTATGGCAACTTCTTTTATTCAATTCTTCGGAGCATTGATTTGTCCTGCATTGGTGTTATTTGTCCTATATGGAAAAAAAGCTTTTGATAAAGAGATCGCATGTTTTGCAGTATTCGTAGGGTTTGTATATGGAATTTCCTTAGTGATTATCGGAACTTTCTTAGGGGCGGAATTCCCAACCATTTGTGCAGGAATTTTCTCTCTATTGGCTTCCGTACTTTATATCAAATTATTCAATCGTTCTACAGAAACACCGGAAGATTTCAAATTGGTCTTGGATGAAAGTGTAGAAAAGAGTTCCATGTCCGCTTGGTCAGCTGTGGCAACCTATTTAATCCTTATGATTGTATTGCCTTCCGTTCGTTTCTTTGCACCAAGATGGTTCATCGGTTTAGGATTTGCTGTTTGGATTGGAACTACGATGGCCTCTGTATGTTTTGTAGGTTCCATTATTTTGAAAGCAACGCCTTCTATGCCCAAATATGCAAAGGAGTCCTTATTCAGCGTAGTAGGAGCTTTAATAGCAATGGCAGCACTTCTAGCACTTGCAAATTTGATGAAGGTAACAGGTATGTTGACGATTATTGCAACAGCTCTTGCAGAAGTAACAGGAGCTTTATATCCGGCATTTGCGGCTATCATAGGGTCACTTGGTTCTTTCGTGGCAGGAACTACTACAGGATCTAATATTATGTTCTCCGCTCTACATGCAAAAGCTTGTACTATCTTAGGATTGAGCATTCCTGTTGTTTTTGCCGCACAAAGTGCAGGAGGAGCTTTAGGAAATATGATTTGTACAAATAACGTAGTTGCCGCATGTACTACGGTAGGGTTGAAGAATTCAGAAGGAATTGTTATGAGAAAGGTATTTAAACCGATTTGTGTTCTTTGGACTCTATATGCTGTTTTGGCTTTGATTTATGTTTACATCTTATTGCCAAATTTACCGGTTGTTTTAAAATAATCGTTTCCAAGAGATATGGGGGGACTGGAAACGAGGAATTCAGTAACCTGAATTTGAAGTGGATTTGTAAACAGAGTAGGACGGGAGCAGTTGCTTTGTGGCAATTGCGCCTTTCTTTCTCCGTATTTTTGGGGATTTTAGAGAAAATTGTTATGAAAAATGATAAAATGCTAAAAAAATTAACAAAATTGTTGACAAAAAGAGCAGAAAGGTTTATACTCTAGCTGAAAGTGGTAGTACCAATAAAGAAAAGATCTTTATTGGTTTCATTTTTACAAGAAAAATTGGTAGTACCAGTTGTTAAGGAGGGAAGGAAGATGGCAGAATATACCTATAATAAGGTGAGTGCAGAGTTAGTGGAAGAATTTCGAAAAATTGTTCCCGGAAAAGTATATGTAGGCGAAGAAATCAATCAAGATTTTTTTCATGATGAAATGCCGATTTATGGACAAGGACAACCGGAAGTTGTGATTGATGCGACAACAACGGAAGATATTGCGGCAATTGTAAAATTATGTTATGAACATAATATTCCTGTGATTCCAAGAGGAGCGGGAACCGGATTAACCGGAGCTGCTGTAGCTCTACATGGTGGAGTGATGTTGAATATGACAAAGATGAATAAAATTTTGGAATATGATTATGAAAATTTTGTAGTTCGAGTGGAACCCGGAGTTTTGTTGAATGATTTAGCGGAAGATACTCAAAAACAAGGGCTGCTGTATCCGCCTGATCCCGGAGAAAAATTTGCCACCATCGGGGGAAATGTATCCACAAATGCCGGAGGAATGAGAGCTGTAAAATATGGATGCACAAGAGATTATGTAAGAGCCATGACGGTCGTTCTTCCAACAGGAGAAATTGTAAAATTGGGAGCCACTGTTTCCAAAACAAGTACAGGATACAGCTTACTAAACCTTATGGTGGGATCGGAAGGAACCTTAGGAATTATTACGGAATTGACCTTAAAATTAATTCCGGCTCCGAAAGAAACCATCAGTTTGATTATTCCTTATGAAAATTTGGAAGACTGTATTGCAACGGTACCGAAATTCTTTATGAATCATTTACAACCACAAGCTTTGGAATTCATGGAAAAAGAAATTGTGCTGGCTTCCGAACGATATATTGGAAAGAGCGTTTTTCCAAAAGAATTGGAAGGAACGGAAATCGGAGCTTACCTATTGGTAACCTTTGACGGAGACAGCATGGAAGCTTTGGAAGAAATTACGGAAAGAGCGGCGGAAGTTGTATTGGAAGCTGGAGCATTGGATGTTCTGGTGGCAGATACTCCTGCGAAGAAAAAAGACGCTTGGGCAGCCAGAGGAAGTTTCTTGGAAGCGATTGAAGCGGAAACAAAATTATTGGATGAATGTGATGTCGTAGTACCGGTAAATCAAATTGCTCCTTACTTGAATTATGTGAATTCTGTCGGAGAAAAATATGACTTTGCCGTAAAAAGTTTTGGACATGCAGGAGACGGAAATCTTCATATCTATGCATGTAGTAATGACTTGGACGAAGAAACTTTCAAAAAACAAGTGGAAGAATTTATGCAAGACATTTATAGAAAAGCTGCTGAGTTGGGAGGACAAATTTCAGGAGAACACGGAATCGGATTTGGAAAAATGGAATTCTTATATGAATTTGCAGGAGATGTAAACATGAGATTGATGAAGGGAATCAAAGAAGTATTCGATCCGAAGATGATTTTAAATCCGAATAAAATTTGTTATAAATTGTAAAATTATAGTAGGGACAGTAGAGAAAAGTCTATGATAGAGAAAAAATATAAAAAATCAAAATGATGGTATAGAATGCAGGAGGTAAGGAAATGGCATATTTAATTTCAGAAGAAGCTCAAGATTTATTGGAAGACGTAAAAAAATTCTGTGAAAACGAAGTAAAAGAACAATGTAAAGAATATGATGTCACAGGGGAATGGCCGAAAGAAATCTATGACAAGGCAATTGAACAAGGATACCATGCCTTAGAAGTTCCGGAAGAATTTGGAGGACCGGGTCTAAGCAGAGTGGATGTTGCTGCTCTATTAGAAGAAATGGCGATTGCGGATGCGGGATTTGCAACAACAATTTCTGCTAGCGGATTGGCTATGAAACCGGTGTTAATCGCAGGAACGGAAGAACAAAAACAAAGAATGTGTGATTTGGTATTAGAAGGTGGATTTGGAGCTTTCTGTTTGACGGAACCGGGAGCAGGGTCTGATGCCGGAGCAGGAAAAACAACAGCGGTAAAAGACGGAGATGACTATATCTTAAATGGAAGAAAATGTTTCATTACCAATGCGGAAGTAGCAGCATTTTACTGTATCACAGCGATGACCGATAAGAGCAAAGGATTGAAAGGAATGTCCATGTTCCTGGTAGAAAAAGGAACTCCGGGTCTTAGCACGGGAAATCATGAAAATAAAATGGGAATCCGAACTTCCAATACGGCGGACGTTGTCTTGGAAGATTGCAGAGTTCCGGCTTCCGCTTTAGTAGGGAAAGAAGGAGAAGGATTTGCCATTGCTATGAAGACTTTGGATCAAGCAAGAGCATGGATGGGATGTATTGCAACAGGAATTGCACAAAGAGGAATTCGAGAAGCGGTAGCTTATGGAAAAGAAAGAATTCAATTCGGAAAACCGGTTTTGAAAAATCAAGGACTTCAATTCAAAATTGCGGATATGGAAATCAAAACGGAAACAGCCAGACAAATGGTTGCTCATGCTTTGACAAAAATGGATTTAGGACTTCCTTATGCAAAGGAATCCGCAATTGCAAAATGCTATGCAGGAGATATTTCTATGGAAGTTTCTTCCGAAGCAATTCAAGTATTCGGTGGATATGGATACAGTCGGGAATATCCGGTAGAAAAATTAATCAGAGATGCTAAAATATTCCAAATTTTCGAAGGAACCAACGAAATTCAAAGAATCGTAGTAGCAAATCATGTCATTGGACGATAAGGAGGCAGCAACATGGAAATATTAGTATGTGCAAAACAAGTTGCAGACGATTCTGTAGAAATCATGTTAAATCCGGAAACAGGAAAACCTGCTTTGGAGGGAGTGACGGAGGTAGTCAATGCTTTTGATACCTATGCTTTGGAAATGGCAACTCGTTTAAAAGAAGAAAAAGGCGGAACGGTTTGTGTCGTATCTTTGGGTGGAGAGAGTGCTGCCAACAGTTTGAAAAACTGTTTAGCAGTAGGAGCGGACGAGGCCTTCCATATTAAAGATGAAGAGTATCAAAACAGAGATACTTTGGCAGTGGCTCAAAAAGTGGCAGAAGGAATTCAAAAGATAGAAGAACAACGAGGAAAAAAATTTGATGTTATTTTCTGTGGAAGAGAAAGTACGGACTATGCTTCCAGTCAAGTGGGAATTATGATAGCAGATGGACTGGGATATGGTGTGGTAAGTAACTTAGTAGATATCGAAGCGGATGAAACAAAGGTAATTGCAAAAAGAGAAACGGAAGAAGGATACCAAAGAATTGAAGTGGCAGTTCCTTGTGTGGTAACTGTAAACAAACCGAATTATGAACCTCGTTATCCTACCATCAAAAGTAAAATGGCGGCAAGAAAGAAAGCTATTGCAGAAGTGGTAGTGGATAGCAAAGCAGAAAATATCGTGAAAGAAGTGGCAATATCAGCTCCTCCGAAAAGACAAGCAGGAATTAAAATTAAGAGCGGAAATGCAGAAGAATTAGTGGCACAAGCAATCGAAAAGATGCTGGAAGCAAAAGTATTTTAGGAGGTCATGATATGAGTATCGAAAAGAATAAAAATATAATGGTATATATTGAAAGCGTGGATGGAGCTCCTATCAATGTCTCTTTGGAAGCTTTGGCACAAGCAGGAAAGCTGGCAAAAGAAACAGGAAAGCAAGTAGTGGCTGTTTTAGTGGGAGAAAACTTGGAGGCGGCGGCACAACAATGCGTGGAATTCGGTGCGGATGAAGTTCTTTGTTTGGAAGAAGCGAGAAAAGAAGTGGAAGCGATTGGAGAAGCTTTGCTTTCTGTGACGGCAAGTTATGAGCCTTCTTTTCTTTTCCTGGGTTCTACTTTGGACGGAAAAGACATTGGAAGTATGGTAGCCAGCAGAGCAAAACTTCCATGTTTGACAGATGTTGTCGGAGTGAAGTGTGAAGCAGGAAAATGTACGATGACTTTACCAATGTACAGTGGAAACATTTTAAAAGAAGTTACGATAGAAAATTCTCCCGCCATTGTTATTTTAAGATCGGGAGTTTGTAAGAAAAATATAGCGGAAGCAGGAAAAGCCGGAAACATTCAAAAAGAAGCACCGGAAAATAAAAATCTATTGACTAAGATTTTAGAAGTGGTTCAAGAAATTTCAGAATCTGTCAACTTGGAAGAAGCGGA containing:
- a CDS encoding electron transfer flavoprotein subunit alpha/FixB family protein; the encoded protein is MSIEKNKNIMVYIESVDGAPINVSLEALAQAGKLAKETGKQVVAVLVGENLEAAAQQCVEFGADEVLCLEEARKEVEAIGEALLSVTASYEPSFLFLGSTLDGKDIGSMVASRAKLPCLTDVVGVKCEAGKCTMTLPMYSGNILKEVTIENSPAIVILRSGVCKKNIAEAGKAGNIQKEAPENKNLLTKILEVVQEISESVNLEEAEVIVAGGRGMGTKENFELVKQLAEVCGGVVGATRPVTEENWIPRSHQIGQSGKIVAPKLYIACGISGATQHVSGVVGSDYIVAINKDEDAAIFDIADVGIVGNAVEILPIMIEEIKKIKLSMK
- a CDS encoding L-lactate permease; amino-acid sequence: MGNLDLFLSLTPLIVVVVGVVGLKKSAKWVSLVAMVYTMVLSVLYFKTEVFEVIRQTKIGIIEGSKMVYMIWAAFLILNMLIHTGAMDRIKEIIAELTLDRRKQIIIVAFCFGGFLEGVAGAGTPAAVAGPFLMALGLPALEAATAALIFNGIAAALGAAGLTTIGGFSPYLSTQGAEVVQEMMNTVPYLAKVAAPTAIDVDATIMNISMATSFIQFFGALICPALVLFVLYGKKAFDKEIACFAVFVGFVYGISLVIIGTFLGAEFPTICAGIFSLLASVLYIKLFNRSTETPEDFKLVLDESVEKSSMSAWSAVATYLILMIVLPSVRFFAPRWFIGLGFAVWIGTTMASVCFVGSIILKATPSMPKYAKESLFSVVGALIAMAALLALANLMKVTGMLTIIATALAEVTGALYPAFAAIIGSLGSFVAGTTTGSNIMFSALHAKACTILGLSIPVVFAAQSAGGALGNMICTNNVVAACTTVGLKNSEGIVMRKVFKPICVLWTLYAVLALIYVYILLPNLPVVLK
- a CDS encoding FAD-binding oxidoreductase; protein product: MAEYTYNKVSAELVEEFRKIVPGKVYVGEEINQDFFHDEMPIYGQGQPEVVIDATTTEDIAAIVKLCYEHNIPVIPRGAGTGLTGAAVALHGGVMLNMTKMNKILEYDYENFVVRVEPGVLLNDLAEDTQKQGLLYPPDPGEKFATIGGNVSTNAGGMRAVKYGCTRDYVRAMTVVLPTGEIVKLGATVSKTSTGYSLLNLMVGSEGTLGIITELTLKLIPAPKETISLIIPYENLEDCIATVPKFFMNHLQPQALEFMEKEIVLASERYIGKSVFPKELEGTEIGAYLLVTFDGDSMEALEEITERAAEVVLEAGALDVLVADTPAKKKDAWAARGSFLEAIEAETKLLDECDVVVPVNQIAPYLNYVNSVGEKYDFAVKSFGHAGDGNLHIYACSNDLDEETFKKQVEEFMQDIYRKAAELGGQISGEHGIGFGKMEFLYEFAGDVNMRLMKGIKEVFDPKMILNPNKICYKL
- a CDS encoding electron transfer flavoprotein subunit beta/FixA family protein → MEILVCAKQVADDSVEIMLNPETGKPALEGVTEVVNAFDTYALEMATRLKEEKGGTVCVVSLGGESAANSLKNCLAVGADEAFHIKDEEYQNRDTLAVAQKVAEGIQKIEEQRGKKFDVIFCGRESTDYASSQVGIMIADGLGYGVVSNLVDIEADETKVIAKRETEEGYQRIEVAVPCVVTVNKPNYEPRYPTIKSKMAARKKAIAEVVVDSKAENIVKEVAISAPPKRQAGIKIKSGNAEELVAQAIEKMLEAKVF
- a CDS encoding acyl-CoA dehydrogenase family protein; this encodes MAYLISEEAQDLLEDVKKFCENEVKEQCKEYDVTGEWPKEIYDKAIEQGYHALEVPEEFGGPGLSRVDVAALLEEMAIADAGFATTISASGLAMKPVLIAGTEEQKQRMCDLVLEGGFGAFCLTEPGAGSDAGAGKTTAVKDGDDYILNGRKCFITNAEVAAFYCITAMTDKSKGLKGMSMFLVEKGTPGLSTGNHENKMGIRTSNTADVVLEDCRVPASALVGKEGEGFAIAMKTLDQARAWMGCIATGIAQRGIREAVAYGKERIQFGKPVLKNQGLQFKIADMEIKTETARQMVAHALTKMDLGLPYAKESAIAKCYAGDISMEVSSEAIQVFGGYGYSREYPVEKLIRDAKIFQIFEGTNEIQRIVVANHVIGR